ttttttttttttaagtactaCTATTGAAGATGAAGGTACTGTAATCTCCATATGTTCATATACTGTCCACAAAAGAAAATTAAAACTTGATTGTAAATGGTCAATGTGAGATCACATCTGGGTGTGAGATCACATCTGGGTGTGAAATGTGACGAACTGATCAAAAGACTTGTTTCAGATAACAAAGGATTAAATGTCCATTTTCTCTGAAATCCAAAGGTAAGGATACACTAAAGTTTCTAAAGCTTTATTCGTTGTACTCTTCCCATTTTACATTAATGAAGGTTTTACTGTCCATGCGATCGATATATAAAACTCCACTGAGGTGATCCATTTCATGCTGCAGTATTCTGGCCGGCCACCCACTCGCTTGCCAGCTGACAGGTTCTGCTTTTTCATTGAGACCTTTAGAAAgaatacaaatgtaaatataagtaaatattTAGGTTGCCACAATGATATTAAGTCTAGCGTCATAGCTATGGGtcacttattattttttattttacagcatGATATTTTTACCTGAGACTTCAACAGACACATAGCGTGGAACAGATGCTGAATACCCACAGATGCTCTCACATGCCTCTTGGAAGATGACAGTGCGGCCATCTAGTACACGCAATTGTGGGTTTACAAAAATCGTCAGGGGCACTGCCACCAGACCCCTAGCTTCAATGGAAGTGACTGAACTGTCCTCCAGCATTTTTTTGGGATACTCCAAGGCTAATATTCGTAGAGGAACACCAATCTGAGGTGCGCTAAGGCCGACACACTCAAGCTTTCTCATCACCTTGACCAGGGTCTTTATGACCTTCTGCACTTCGGGTCCCTGAATGGCTCCAGGTTCCACTGCTGCAGCCTGTGAACGTAACACAGGATCTCCAACCTGGCACACGTGATTGTATGGAGGAGCTGGTGCACCTTTGACTTTCCTTTTCATGTACTGTAAGTAGGAGCGCATCTTGATGTTGGTAGAATGAGTACGTAGGGATGCTGTACATGCAAATGGTGACAAGGGTAAAAGTAGTCTAACTGGCTTTGGAAGTACATCATTTGTCTGGCTTCTGAAGACACAATGTGACAATGTCCTCCAGTGCCTGATCATGACTGGCTGCAGTGGGAAGCTTCTCTCTTGACGACTggagaaaggaaaaaaagaacatgTCATGTCACATATCAACAAAgacaaaataattattaatgcaATACATTTGAATGTGGTCaagtcttttttattttagctCATTAAGCTGAATGTATATTTAAAAGCACATTTACAAGAAAGCAGTAACAACTTAAAAGTACATAGCTACATTAATTATATAGGAAGGgtgaaataaattattaaatatgagATCTATGTTTATTTGATATGAGCATTTTTCCAATGACATATGgcaatagagagagagagagagagagagagagagagagagagagagagagagagagagagagagagagagagagagagagagagagagagagagagagagagagagagagagagagagagagagagagagagagagagagagagagagagagagagagagagagagagagagagagagagagagagagagagagagagagagagagaactgtaatAATAAGAATTCAACATGTACAATTTTTAAGCGCTTATAAGCATTTCAATGTGAGGACAACCAGAGACCCTACCGGAAAACGGAATACTGTGTGACCAACGACACCGTgttctttctttaaaataaaggtCTCTaggtgaaataaataaataatgatgacGACGACGGTAATAGcaataataaaactaaatctAATATACAATGATATAATATGAAATAAACAGTCTAAACTTAAAAACCATAGAACAATTAAAAACGCATCAAGAAGGCTTTTATTTTggtaaaatcatttaaaacataACGTCTCGTTTCAAAACGTCACGTGATAAAGTCAGCGTGAGGATTGTTTACACGTACGTTAAAGGACACTCCTCCGGTCATATCAAGGCATAAATTCAATCGAACAAATCTTACCACatttaattatcattaaaaatTCTACATACGTTTTTCATTATACGTAATATTCGTGTCATGGTGCATAATGGCCAGTTTGAGGATAATAACAggataatttatatattttcctGCAGATACATGTTTTCAGTCAAATAGTTGTTTTGTCGTAAGTAACCTAATGTATTTCATGGTAacctttttatttgttatttaaaaatgaaagtgaaATTAATTAGGTGAAGAAGACGATCACGTGTTTGCATCCTTGTAGTAG
The nucleotide sequence above comes from Pseudorasbora parva isolate DD20220531a chromosome 16, ASM2467924v1, whole genome shotgun sequence. Encoded proteins:
- the pdf gene encoding peptide deformylase, mitochondrial; amino-acid sequence: MIRHWRTLSHCVFRSQTNDVLPKPVRLLLPLSPFACTASLRTHSTNIKMRSYLQYMKRKVKGAPAPPYNHVCQVGDPVLRSQAAAVEPGAIQGPEVQKVIKTLVKVMRKLECVGLSAPQIGVPLRILALEYPKKMLEDSSVTSIEARGLVAVPLTIFVNPQLRVLDGRTVIFQEACESICGYSASVPRYVSVEVSGLNEKAEPVSWQASGWPARILQHEMDHLSGVLYIDRMDSKTFINVKWEEYNE